Genomic DNA from Haloarcula marina:
CTCGCCGACGCCGACCACGTCGACCCAGAGGCCGGTCTGGAGGAGGACGATAGCGACGGCCAGCACTCCGACCGCGCCGAAGACGACGGCCAGCGCACCGCGTTTCATACCCGAAATGTGGGCTACGCGAGAGGTAAGGGTTCCGACCGAGAGAGAAAGCGTTATTCCTGCCGGTGGAAAATCTGTGAACGCGGGTCCGTGGTCTAGTTGGTTATGACGTGGCCTTTACAAGGCCGAGGTCGGTGGTTCGAATCCGCCCGGACCCATCCTGCGACGACCGGACGTGCGGAGCGGATGGTCTGCCGCGGTTCGAACTCCGGAAGTCGCGCGCAGCGAAGCGAGCACGTCTTCTGCCAGTTCGAATCTGCCCGGTCGTGTCTTCGGTCCGAATCCGCCCGGACCCCGCCAGTTCGACTCCAACCAACGGCACACGCGCCCACGCGCCTGTCGCCCCATCGACACCTGCCGAAAACGATTTATCGCGGACTGTGGTACCGCAGGCCATGATTGACGGCTCGACGTGTCCGAAGTGTGGCGGCCACGTGTCGACGACGAACGGGACGGACTACGAGTGCGACGACTGCGGCGCGGCGTACGACAGCGCCGACCTGTTCCTGCCGTAGGCGCGCGCGGCCGCGGCTACGCGAACCGGGCCACGTCGACGGAGACGCGGACGTGCGCGTCCTCGCTTTTCACCGAGAGGGCGAACTTCGCTTCGCCGTTCCGGTTGGCCGTCGCGACGGCGCGACGGCCCGCTAACCAACCGGTCGCTCTTACGTCATTTCCGGCCCGCGTTTCGAAACCCTTTTTTCTTCCATCGCCGGACTACGCAATGCGCGCCGCCTTAGCTCAGACTGGGAGAGCACTCGACTGAAGATCGAGCTGTCCCCGGTTCAAATCCGGGAGGCGGCATTCCGATTCTACGCAACTCTCGTTCGAGCAGTTTCGCGGTCGACTTGACGCCGCGCTCCTGTCCGTGCCGTCCAGAGACGGGAGTTCTCACGCCCCGCTCGCATGACTCGACTGGGAAGGCTGTGCGAAAGCGACGCGCGCGCTGGTAACCGAAAACCTCCGCCCGCTCCACATTTATCGAGGGCCATAGAGCGACGTGTCCCGTCACCCGTCGTGGCACATCTTTATTCACTTCTGCTGATAACTATCGGTATGGATGTCTCACAGCCGTCGAACGGTATCGCGAGCACGCTCTCGTCGGGCGGCGTCGCGCTGGGTCTGCTGGACAACACGTACAGTCCGACAATCGTGGAATTCTGTGGCGACCTCGGACTGGATTTCGTCTGGCTCGATTTGGAGCACGGCGGGCCGGACCCGTGGGACGCGGGGGAACTGGAGGCGTTGTTGCGGGCGGGCGAGCGGACGGGCATCGACCTGCTCGTTCGACTGCCCGATACGGACCCGACGCTGGTGCGGAAGGCGCTGGATTGCGGGGTTAGGACGGTCTTTCTGCCGCGCGTCGAGACGGCCGACGAGGTCCGGGCGGCGGTCGAGGCGGCCCGGTTCCGGTACGACGGCGGGCCGGGCAAACGAGGGTTGGGCGCGCCGCGGGCGCGGCGATGGGGCCTCGCCGACGACTACGTCGAGACCGAGGACCGGGAGACGCTGGTCGGGACGACCATCGAGACGGCGGCGGCCGTCGAGAACCTCGACGAGATTCTCGCCGTGCCGGAACTGGGGTTCGTGTTCGTCGGGCCGTTGGACCTCTCCGTCTCACTCGGCCATCCCGGCGAACTCGACCATCCCGACGTACGCGAGGCCGTCGAGACGGTTCGGTCGGCGGCCGTCGAGGCGGGCGTTCCGGTGGGCGGACTGGGGTTCGGGATGGACGACGTGAACCAGAAGGTCGACGACGGCTACCAGTTGCTGCATCTCGGGAGCACCACCGGCGCGCTCCAGCAGTCCGTCGAGGGATGGCTGGACGCCTACGAAGGTGAGCGCTGAGGGGCTTACTCCTCGCCCGACTGCTGTTCGAGGTCGACCAGCGTGCCGTGGAGGCGGTCGCTGGTGTAGCTACTCAGGACGAGGCGTGCCGCGCCGGTTGAGGTGGTGGCGTTGTGCCAACGTGCGAACCGGCGACGGAGACGGAATCGGGAGGCCATCGCGACGGCGGTTCGCCACGCGCTGTCCCGGCACTCCCCGATGGTGAACACGGTCGCGCGTTCGTCCAGACGGCCCAACGCGCCGTCGAGCGCCGTGAGACCCTCGGCGTCGCGGTCGGCCAACGAGACCTGCGCGTCGTCGACGAGGCGTTCGATGATGCCGATGACACGGTCGTGGTCCGCCCGCTTCGTCGCCCTGTCCGGCGAGGTGCCCACGGCGTCCAACGCGAGGGCGAGGTCGTAGTTGATGTGGGCGTTCACGCCCAGCATCGCATCTTGGACGACCAGCGACTCGCCGCTATCGGCGGCTTCGAACGCGAGTCGCCACGGTTCGGCGACGGCCCCCAGCGCGCCCCGCTCGTAGTCGTAGACGGCCTGCCGGTAGAGATTCGCGAACGCCACGAGGTAGTCGGCGACCCACTCGGAGTCCGCGAAGTCGTCCGCGTCGACCCTTCGTGCGACGGCCCGAGTCATCCGTGCGTATATCGACAGAAAGACCGCTCGTCGGTCGTCGCGGGCCTCGAAGGTCGCCAGTAACGCCCGGAGTCGTTCGTGTGTCGCTCCGGGGTTGGTGTAGGGGTCGGCGACGAGCGACAGAATCTCCGGGTCGCCGGTGCCGTCTGGTGGGCAGGAGGACCGACGAGTGGGCGGCAGGCCACGGACGGCCGACCGAACCCGCCTGTGTCGTCGTCCGCTCGGCGGTGCAAGCCCCGTCATACCAGGTTCTGGTCGGGAACCGAGATAACCATTTCCGCCGAGTAAACGGTTGCTACTCGAGGTGT
This window encodes:
- a CDS encoding DUF5995 family protein, giving the protein MTGLAPPSGRRHRRVRSAVRGLPPTRRSSCPPDGTGDPEILSLVADPYTNPGATHERLRALLATFEARDDRRAVFLSIYARMTRAVARRVDADDFADSEWVADYLVAFANLYRQAVYDYERGALGAVAEPWRLAFEAADSGESLVVQDAMLGVNAHINYDLALALDAVGTSPDRATKRADHDRVIGIIERLVDDAQVSLADRDAEGLTALDGALGRLDERATVFTIGECRDSAWRTAVAMASRFRLRRRFARWHNATTSTGAARLVLSSYTSDRLHGTLVDLEQQSGEE
- a CDS encoding HpcH/HpaI aldolase family protein, whose protein sequence is MDVSQPSNGIASTLSSGGVALGLLDNTYSPTIVEFCGDLGLDFVWLDLEHGGPDPWDAGELEALLRAGERTGIDLLVRLPDTDPTLVRKALDCGVRTVFLPRVETADEVRAAVEAARFRYDGGPGKRGLGAPRARRWGLADDYVETEDRETLVGTTIETAAAVENLDEILAVPELGFVFVGPLDLSVSLGHPGELDHPDVREAVETVRSAAVEAGVPVGGLGFGMDDVNQKVDDGYQLLHLGSTTGALQQSVEGWLDAYEGER